One region of Acidovorax sp. T1 genomic DNA includes:
- the thiL gene encoding thiamine-phosphate kinase, with protein sequence MGEFDLIARYFTRPVHRAALGVGDDCALLKPAPGMQLAVSSDMLVEGRHFFADVDPERLGHKALAVNLSDLAACGARPLAFTLALALPRVDEAWLEGFSRGLLALADAHDCELVGGDTTQGPLNICITVFGEVPAGQALLRSGAQPGDDIYVSGTLGDARLALEALQGRIALPPEVLAAARLRLEQPTPRVALGQALRGVASSALDVSDGLLGDLGHILRASGTGACIDTSLTINLIAASAYSISARGQIDTELLHQCTLAGGDDYELAFTAPVARRAAVAAAAQASSTPVTRIGHVEAKPGLRLVDGQGRPVARRYASFDHFAAG encoded by the coding sequence ATGGGTGAATTCGACCTGATCGCACGCTACTTCACGCGACCCGTGCACCGCGCGGCCCTGGGCGTGGGCGACGACTGCGCGCTGCTGAAGCCCGCGCCCGGCATGCAACTGGCCGTCTCCAGCGACATGCTGGTGGAGGGCCGCCACTTCTTTGCGGACGTGGACCCCGAGCGCCTGGGCCACAAGGCGCTGGCCGTGAACCTGTCGGACCTGGCCGCCTGCGGCGCTCGCCCGCTGGCCTTTACGCTGGCACTGGCGCTGCCCCGCGTGGATGAAGCCTGGCTGGAGGGGTTTTCACGCGGTCTGCTGGCACTGGCCGATGCGCACGACTGCGAGCTGGTGGGCGGCGACACCACGCAAGGCCCGCTCAATATCTGCATCACGGTGTTTGGCGAAGTGCCCGCCGGCCAGGCCCTGCTGCGCAGCGGCGCGCAACCCGGCGACGACATCTATGTGAGCGGCACGCTGGGCGATGCGCGCCTGGCGCTGGAGGCGCTACAAGGGCGCATCGCCCTGCCGCCCGAAGTGCTGGCCGCCGCCCGCCTGCGCCTGGAGCAGCCCACACCCCGCGTGGCGCTGGGCCAGGCCCTGCGCGGCGTGGCCAGCAGCGCCCTGGACGTGAGCGACGGGCTGCTGGGAGACCTGGGCCACATCCTGCGCGCCTCGGGCACAGGGGCCTGCATCGATACGTCGTTGACTATAAATTTAATAGCTGCTAGCGCTTATTCCATAAGCGCTAGAGGCCAAATTGATACTGAACTGCTTCACCAATGCACCCTGGCCGGGGGCGATGACTACGAGCTGGCCTTCACCGCCCCTGTGGCCCGGCGCGCTGCGGTGGCCGCCGCGGCCCAGGCCAGCAGCACGCCCGTCACACGCATCGGCCATGTGGAGGCCAAGCCCGGCCTGCGCCTGGTGGATGGACAGGGGCGGCCCGTAGCCAGGCGCTACGCCTCGTTCGATCACTTCGCCGCAGGTTGA
- a CDS encoding HlyD family secretion protein, giving the protein MNSTLKNRLILLAVLAAVAAAGAYAWTAVRPQGPGEGFVSGNGRIEATEIDVAAKLGGRVQSIVVKEGDFVTAGQPLAHMQIDTLEASHDEAKARHQQAVAAVATAEAQVAVRQSDRQAVLALVAQRQSELEAAQRRLARSQTLVREGASSDQELDDDRARERSLQAAVVAAKAQADAAQAAITAARTQVTSARASVTAALASVARIQADIADSALLAPRSGRVQYRIAQAGEVIGGGGKVLNLVDLSDVYMTFFLPETVAGKLALGSEVRIVLDAAPQLVIPARVSFVASTAQFTPKTVETASERQKMMFRVKAQIAPELLQKHVQLVKTGLPGMAWLKLDANAPWPAHLAVKLPE; this is encoded by the coding sequence ATGAACTCCACCCTCAAAAACCGGCTGATTCTTCTGGCCGTCCTGGCCGCTGTGGCGGCTGCGGGCGCCTATGCCTGGACCGCCGTGCGGCCCCAGGGCCCGGGCGAAGGTTTCGTCAGCGGCAACGGCCGCATCGAAGCCACCGAAATCGACGTGGCAGCCAAACTGGGCGGCCGTGTGCAGAGCATTGTGGTGAAAGAAGGCGATTTCGTCACTGCCGGCCAGCCCCTGGCCCACATGCAGATCGACACGCTGGAAGCCTCACACGACGAGGCCAAGGCGCGGCACCAGCAGGCGGTGGCCGCCGTGGCCACCGCCGAAGCGCAGGTGGCCGTGCGACAAAGCGACCGGCAGGCCGTTCTGGCCCTGGTGGCGCAGCGCCAAAGCGAGCTGGAGGCCGCGCAGCGGCGCCTGGCACGCTCGCAAACCCTGGTGCGCGAAGGCGCCTCGTCAGACCAGGAATTGGACGACGACCGCGCCCGCGAACGCAGCCTGCAGGCCGCCGTGGTGGCGGCCAAGGCCCAGGCCGATGCCGCGCAGGCGGCCATCACCGCGGCACGCACCCAGGTGACCAGCGCGCGCGCCTCGGTCACGGCCGCGCTGGCCTCGGTGGCGCGCATCCAGGCCGACATCGCCGACAGCGCACTGCTGGCCCCCCGCAGCGGACGCGTGCAATACCGTATCGCCCAGGCCGGCGAGGTGATCGGTGGCGGCGGCAAGGTGCTCAATCTCGTGGACCTGTCCGATGTCTACATGACTTTTTTCCTGCCCGAAACCGTGGCCGGCAAGCTGGCATTGGGCAGCGAGGTGCGCATCGTGCTCGATGCGGCGCCGCAGCTGGTGATTCCGGCCCGGGTGTCTTTTGTGGCCAGCACCGCGCAATTCACCCCCAAGACGGTGGAAACCGCCAGCGAGCGGCAAAAGATGATGTTCCGCGTCAAGGCACAGATCGCACCCGAATTGCTGCAAAAGCATGTGCAGCTGGTCAAGACCGGCCTGCCCGGCATGGCCTGGCTCAAGCTCGACGCAAACGCCCCCTGGCCGGCCCATCTGGCCGTGAAGCTGCCGGAGTAA
- a CDS encoding TetR/AcrR family transcriptional regulator, translating into MTLPLHSLRAAPAVAPLRQRLPPEVRVVQILEAALVEFSERGFAAARMDDIARRCGLSKGGLYAHFAGKEDVFEALLTRSLAPPDLGEMPVLGAGVRPLAQWVVDKLHDSLGRPGAVATLRLLVAESARVPHLIVLWKRNVVQPHLNLLGSILRTHAVQEGVVPSVITQEPWLALSPVVHALLSQVVLGGADPKDLDHYRQGHVALLCELLDPTSRILPQPVPQPAAK; encoded by the coding sequence ATGACCCTGCCATTGCACTCTTTACGCGCTGCCCCGGCCGTCGCACCCCTGCGACAGCGCCTGCCCCCGGAGGTGCGTGTGGTGCAGATTCTGGAGGCCGCGCTGGTGGAATTCTCCGAACGGGGCTTTGCCGCCGCGCGGATGGACGACATCGCACGCCGCTGCGGGCTCTCCAAAGGAGGCCTCTACGCCCATTTCGCAGGCAAGGAAGATGTGTTCGAAGCGCTGCTGACCCGTTCCCTCGCGCCGCCGGACCTGGGGGAAATGCCGGTGCTGGGCGCCGGCGTGCGGCCGCTGGCGCAGTGGGTGGTGGACAAGCTCCATGACTCGCTTGGCCGACCCGGCGCGGTGGCCACGCTGCGCTTGCTGGTGGCTGAAAGCGCGCGTGTGCCGCACCTTATCGTGCTGTGGAAGCGCAACGTGGTGCAGCCGCATCTGAACCTGCTGGGCAGTATTTTGCGTACCCATGCCGTGCAGGAGGGCGTGGTTCCCAGCGTGATCACGCAAGAGCCCTGGCTGGCGCTATCGCCGGTGGTGCATGCCCTGCTGTCGCAGGTGGTGCTGGGCGGCGCCGACCCGAAGGACCTCGACCATTACCGACAGGGCCATGTCGCCCTGCTGTGCGAATTGCTGGACCCGACGTCCCGAATCCTGCCGCAGCCGGTGCCTCAACCTGCGGCGAAGTGA
- a CDS encoding YbdK family carboxylate-amine ligase: protein MSLEDFHHSEPLTLGVELELQLVNTHDYDLAPYAEDMLRLMHKVPLPGSVVPEMTNSMIEISTGICHSASEVLGQLSPIRDALVKSADKLNIAVVGGGTHPFQQWHERRIYDKPRFQELSQLYGYLSKQFTIFGQHVHIGCPDADAALLMLHRMSRYIPHFIALSASSPYVQGQDTAFDSARLNSVFAFPLSGRAPFALTWADFTAYFNKMARTGVVKSMKDFYWDIRPKPEFGTIEIRVFDTPLTIERAAALAGFVQSLGAWFLTEQPFMPQEDDYLVYTYNRFQACRFGMDAVYVDPATGSHMPLRDHIRMTMDQIASHAAMQGAANALHMLRTEAEAGQNDARWLRQRQSEEQLLAEVSRQAAQRFRGTPA from the coding sequence GTGAGCCTTGAAGACTTCCACCATTCCGAGCCGCTGACGCTGGGCGTCGAGCTGGAGCTGCAGCTGGTCAACACCCACGACTACGACCTGGCGCCCTACGCCGAAGACATGCTGCGCCTGATGCACAAGGTGCCGCTGCCCGGCAGCGTGGTGCCCGAGATGACGAACAGCATGATCGAGATCTCGACCGGCATCTGCCATTCGGCCAGCGAGGTGCTGGGGCAGCTCAGCCCCATCCGCGATGCACTGGTCAAAAGCGCCGACAAGCTGAACATTGCCGTGGTGGGCGGCGGCACGCACCCGTTCCAGCAATGGCATGAGCGCCGCATCTACGACAAGCCACGCTTTCAGGAGCTGTCGCAGCTGTATGGCTACCTGAGCAAGCAGTTCACCATCTTTGGCCAGCATGTGCACATTGGCTGCCCCGACGCCGATGCCGCCCTGCTGATGCTGCATCGCATGAGCCGCTACATCCCGCACTTCATCGCGCTGTCGGCCTCGAGCCCCTACGTGCAGGGGCAGGACACGGCGTTCGACTCGGCGCGGCTCAACTCGGTGTTCGCGTTTCCGCTGTCGGGCCGAGCGCCGTTTGCGCTGACCTGGGCCGATTTCACGGCCTATTTCAACAAGATGGCACGCACCGGCGTGGTCAAGAGCATGAAGGACTTTTATTGGGACATCCGCCCCAAGCCCGAGTTCGGCACCATCGAGATCCGCGTATTCGACACGCCGCTGACCATCGAGCGCGCCGCCGCGCTGGCCGGTTTCGTGCAGTCGCTGGGCGCGTGGTTCCTGACCGAGCAACCCTTCATGCCCCAGGAGGACGACTACCTCGTCTATACCTACAACCGGTTCCAGGCCTGCCGCTTTGGCATGGACGCCGTGTATGTCGATCCGGCCACCGGCAGCCACATGCCGCTGCGCGACCATATCCGCATGACCATGGACCAGATCGCCAGCCACGCCGCCATGCAAGGTGCAGCCAACGCCCTGCACATGCTGCGCACCGAGGCCGAAGCCGGCCAGAACGACGCCCGCTGGCTGCGCCAGCGCCAAAGCGAAGAGCAGTTGCTGGCCGAGGTGAGTCGCCAGGCGGCACAGCGCTTTCGGGGCACGCCAGCCTGA
- a CDS encoding alpha/beta fold hydrolase, translated as MPTPANAPLSMAERLDPTVHAALARSVASLSHASALMAASDWALHLAASPGHCLDLAHLALRQGQEMAAYALARIAAGPDKEARHAVATPTQDRRFADPAWQQWPFNLLHQSFVLTEQWWAAATHGVWGVDKHHEDMVAFAARQFLDIFSPGNQVATNPVVLNRTLQQGGANLLRGALHLLEDARRRAAGAPPAGVEDFVVGRDVGITPGKVVLKNRLMELIQYTPTTRAVHPEPILIVPAWIMKYYILDLSPHNSLIKYLVDQGHTVFCISWKNPGAEDRDLGMDDYLDQGFHAALDAVNTIVPGPKVHAAGYCLGGTLLAIAAAAMARDGDERLASMTLFAAQTDFTEPGELALFIDDSQISLLEAQMAETGYLTGAQMAGAFQMLRSYDLLWSRLVNEYLLGDRAPMNDLMAWNADATRMPAKMHSQYLRRLFLNDDLSEGRYPVGGKPVTLSDITLPTFMVGTVTDHVAPWRSVFKLQQLSPAETTFVLTSGGHNAGIVSPPGNPRRHYQMLTRPAGGNYLPPDAWLAAAPETPDSWWPAWLAWLKARSGAPVKPPRMGADTYQPVGDAPGTYVLQK; from the coding sequence ATGCCAACCCCTGCGAACGCCCCCCTGTCCATGGCCGAACGGCTCGACCCCACCGTCCACGCGGCCCTGGCCCGCAGCGTTGCGTCGCTGTCCCACGCCTCCGCCCTGATGGCGGCCAGCGACTGGGCCCTGCATCTGGCCGCGTCGCCAGGTCACTGCCTGGACCTGGCGCACCTGGCACTGCGCCAGGGTCAGGAAATGGCGGCATACGCCCTGGCGCGCATAGCGGCCGGCCCCGACAAGGAGGCCCGCCATGCCGTGGCCACACCCACCCAGGACCGGCGCTTTGCCGACCCCGCCTGGCAGCAGTGGCCATTCAACCTTCTGCACCAGTCGTTTGTGCTCACCGAACAATGGTGGGCGGCGGCAACGCACGGCGTCTGGGGCGTGGACAAGCACCACGAAGACATGGTGGCCTTCGCTGCGCGGCAATTTCTGGACATCTTCTCGCCCGGCAATCAGGTGGCCACCAACCCGGTGGTGCTCAACCGCACCTTGCAGCAAGGCGGCGCCAACCTGCTGCGGGGCGCGCTCCATCTGCTGGAGGACGCCAGGCGCCGCGCCGCGGGCGCACCGCCGGCGGGCGTCGAGGATTTCGTGGTCGGCCGCGACGTGGGCATCACGCCCGGCAAGGTGGTGCTGAAAAACCGCCTGATGGAACTGATCCAGTACACGCCCACCACCCGGGCCGTTCACCCCGAGCCGATCCTGATCGTGCCGGCGTGGATCATGAAGTACTACATCCTCGACCTGTCGCCTCACAACTCGCTCATCAAATACCTGGTGGACCAGGGCCACACGGTGTTCTGCATCTCCTGGAAAAACCCCGGCGCCGAAGACCGCGATCTGGGCATGGACGACTACCTGGATCAGGGCTTTCACGCCGCACTGGATGCCGTCAACACCATCGTGCCCGGTCCCAAGGTGCACGCCGCAGGTTACTGCCTGGGCGGCACGCTGCTGGCCATTGCCGCAGCGGCCATGGCGCGCGACGGCGACGAACGCCTGGCCTCCATGACGCTGTTCGCCGCGCAGACCGACTTCACCGAGCCCGGCGAACTGGCCCTGTTCATCGACGACAGCCAGATCAGCCTGCTGGAGGCCCAAATGGCCGAGACGGGCTACCTCACCGGCGCCCAAATGGCCGGCGCCTTCCAGATGCTGCGCTCCTACGACCTGCTGTGGTCACGCCTGGTCAACGAATACCTGCTGGGCGATCGGGCGCCCATGAACGACCTGATGGCCTGGAACGCCGACGCCACGCGCATGCCCGCCAAAATGCACTCGCAGTACCTGCGCCGGCTGTTCCTCAACGATGACCTCAGCGAAGGCCGCTACCCGGTAGGCGGCAAGCCCGTGACGCTCAGCGACATCACACTGCCCACCTTCATGGTCGGCACCGTGACCGACCATGTGGCCCCCTGGCGCTCGGTGTTCAAACTGCAACAGCTGAGCCCCGCCGAAACCACCTTCGTGCTCACCAGCGGCGGCCACAACGCCGGCATCGTCAGCCCGCCCGGCAACCCGCGCCGGCATTACCAGATGCTGACCCGACCGGCGGGCGGCAACTACCTGCCTCCCGACGCATGGCTGGCCGCGGCACCTGAAACACCTGATTCCTGGTGGCCGGCCTGGCTGGCATGGCTGAAGGCGCGCTCGGGCGCGCCAGTCAAGCCCCCGCGCATGGGGGCAGACACCTACCAACCGGTCGGCGATGCGCCGGGCACCTACGTGCTGCAGAAATAG
- a CDS encoding site-specific recombinase: MTRPAPDLASLLAALDPQAGLAQRHVWLIDLLNWVRGAGDSVPGATARVQLFLDAVEARPDVQLKLQAWWAALVDSVDITTLLADFGFARGTALLNEAAERIRNKLLPRSPETIDASELFVLALPSAFDAQWLYALDEATMHRLSALLTPQSPQGASRWQHALLDAITYCAGQILSTGFAPGLRLRMSESAREAQPFHALIRDVESLRVEVLHALRTPDRLLEAAQRLRERLEACRAAAATVYTHFEDNGISVDLVFRLRQLRARILRVRELLDCLLSPQPAVTAARLLAHLVEVGQERRSLRALLASNSSLLAAKVAERSAETGEHYITRTAAEYRSMVKKAAGGGAVMAITTLVKFGLYALALSAFWSGFWAGVNYAVSFVLVQLLHFTVATKQPAMTAPAMAAKLKELASGEAIESFVDEVTHLVRSQVAAVLGNVLVVYPLVLGLALLIAWVKGSPAISASEAGHVLESLHLLGPSLLFAAFTGVLLFASSIIAGWTENWFVLHRLDSAVRYNPRITARLGKERAARWASFLRNNLSGFAANISLGFMLGLVPAFAGFFGLGLDVRHVTLSSGQLGAATAALGWDIVHQSAFWWAVATLPLLGVLNVSVSFYLAFRLALRAHNVSGVDRSRIYAAMRSRLFKAPLSFFAPERQVA; this comes from the coding sequence TTGACGCGGCCCGCCCCCGACCTGGCAAGCCTGCTCGCGGCGCTGGACCCGCAGGCCGGGCTGGCGCAGCGCCATGTGTGGCTGATCGACCTGCTGAACTGGGTGCGTGGCGCGGGCGATTCCGTGCCGGGCGCCACGGCGCGCGTGCAGCTGTTTCTGGATGCGGTCGAGGCGCGCCCCGATGTGCAGCTCAAACTGCAAGCCTGGTGGGCTGCACTGGTGGACTCGGTGGACATCACCACGCTGCTGGCCGATTTTGGCTTCGCCAGGGGCACAGCCCTTCTCAACGAGGCGGCAGAGCGGATACGCAACAAACTGCTGCCGCGCAGCCCGGAAACCATCGACGCCTCGGAACTGTTCGTGCTAGCCCTGCCCAGCGCCTTTGATGCACAGTGGCTTTACGCACTGGACGAAGCCACCATGCATCGGTTGTCGGCCCTGCTGACGCCGCAAAGCCCGCAAGGCGCATCCCGCTGGCAGCATGCCCTGCTCGACGCCATCACCTACTGCGCAGGGCAGATCCTCTCGACCGGCTTTGCGCCCGGCTTGCGCCTGCGCATGAGCGAATCAGCCCGCGAGGCGCAGCCCTTTCATGCGCTCATCCGCGACGTGGAGAGCCTGCGGGTGGAAGTGCTGCACGCGCTGCGCACGCCCGACCGCCTGCTGGAGGCGGCCCAGCGCCTGCGCGAGCGCCTTGAAGCCTGCCGCGCCGCTGCGGCCACCGTGTACACCCACTTCGAGGACAACGGCATTTCCGTGGATCTGGTGTTTCGGCTGCGCCAGCTGCGTGCCCGCATCCTGCGGGTGCGGGAGCTGCTCGACTGCCTGTTGTCCCCCCAGCCCGCCGTCACCGCGGCCCGCCTTCTGGCGCATCTGGTGGAGGTGGGGCAGGAGCGGCGCAGCCTGCGGGCGCTGCTGGCATCCAATTCGTCGCTGCTGGCCGCAAAGGTGGCCGAGCGCAGCGCCGAAACGGGCGAACACTACATCACGCGCACGGCGGCCGAATACCGCTCCATGGTGAAAAAAGCCGCCGGCGGCGGTGCCGTGATGGCCATCACCACGCTGGTCAAGTTTGGGCTGTATGCGCTGGCGCTCTCGGCGTTCTGGAGCGGCTTCTGGGCGGGCGTGAACTATGCGGTGAGCTTTGTGCTGGTGCAGTTGCTGCATTTCACCGTGGCCACCAAGCAGCCGGCCATGACGGCGCCCGCCATGGCGGCCAAGCTCAAGGAGCTGGCTTCGGGCGAGGCCATCGAGTCCTTTGTGGACGAGGTGACCCACTTGGTGCGCTCACAGGTCGCGGCCGTGCTGGGCAACGTGCTCGTGGTGTACCCCCTGGTTCTGGGCCTGGCGCTGCTGATCGCCTGGGTCAAGGGCTCGCCCGCCATCAGCGCAAGCGAGGCCGGCCATGTGCTCGAATCCTTGCATCTGCTGGGGCCATCGCTGCTGTTCGCCGCTTTCACGGGCGTGCTGCTGTTCGCCTCCAGCATCATCGCAGGCTGGACCGAAAACTGGTTTGTGCTGCACCGGCTGGATTCGGCCGTGCGCTACAACCCGCGCATCACCGCCCGGCTGGGCAAGGAGCGCGCAGCGCGCTGGGCCAGCTTCCTGCGCAACAACCTGTCGGGCTTTGCCGCCAACATCTCGCTGGGCTTCATGCTTGGCCTGGTTCCGGCGTTTGCAGGGTTTTTCGGGTTGGGCCTGGATGTGCGCCATGTCACACTGTCTTCGGGCCAGTTGGGCGCGGCCACTGCGGCACTGGGCTGGGACATCGTTCACCAAAGTGCGTTCTGGTGGGCCGTCGCCACCCTTCCTTTGCTGGGCGTCCTCAACGTCAGTGTGAGCTTTTACCTGGCGTTTCGCCTGGCATTGCGTGCCCACAACGTGAGTGGTGTGGACCGTTCACGCATTTATGCAGCGATGCGGAGCCGCCTCTTCAAGGCACCGCTGAGCTTCTTCGCGCCTGAACGCCAGGTCGCCTGA
- a CDS encoding cation:proton antiporter, which yields MNEILSFWGQWLRPSAGLPTVQWSLLLAVAAIAGYLCQRHTGLPKVVGYSLVGTAAGLAGFSGAVWPLQGTGLFLLELGISIVLFECGGRIPLRWFRHNPMVLVQSIAESALTYFAVYWVMVWLDMPTHVAGPLALVALAASPAVLTRVVADTRAAGPVTERAIVLATLSTLYALTLGSARAEQINRQSNSLLDTVYPVMVVLGVSIIVAAVLSLVLRMALRFMSPTSENTSMLLLALIAAATAVAAHMGGSAPLAALLGGMLLKQLHPRPWAWPRQLGSASALLTMLMFVLVSTVAAQADWSGPVAGVVLALIAVRLVAKAVGVGLGNVGSGASWRQALWVGCAMTPMSSIALLIASQFVVASPSTGHLIARVALPAILLMEVLGAVIATVAIYRAGESSKPWAPLSRGGNGDSREP from the coding sequence ATGAATGAAATCCTGAGCTTCTGGGGGCAGTGGCTGCGCCCTTCGGCCGGGTTGCCCACGGTGCAATGGTCGCTGTTGCTGGCGGTGGCTGCCATTGCGGGCTACCTGTGCCAGCGCCACACCGGCCTGCCCAAGGTGGTTGGCTATTCGCTGGTGGGCACCGCAGCAGGTCTGGCAGGCTTCAGCGGGGCCGTGTGGCCGCTGCAGGGCACCGGGCTGTTCCTGCTGGAGCTGGGCATCTCCATCGTGCTGTTCGAATGTGGCGGGCGCATTCCGCTGCGCTGGTTTCGCCACAACCCCATGGTGCTGGTGCAAAGCATTGCAGAATCGGCGCTGACCTACTTTGCCGTCTATTGGGTGATGGTGTGGCTTGACATGCCCACGCATGTGGCCGGACCCCTGGCCCTGGTGGCGCTGGCGGCCTCGCCCGCCGTGCTGACCCGCGTGGTGGCCGACACCCGCGCCGCCGGCCCCGTGACCGAGCGCGCCATTGTGCTGGCTACCCTGTCCACCCTGTATGCCCTGACCCTGGGCAGCGCCCGCGCCGAGCAGATCAACCGCCAGAGCAACTCGCTGCTGGACACCGTGTATCCCGTGATGGTAGTGCTGGGCGTGTCGATCATTGTGGCGGCCGTGCTGTCGCTGGTGCTGCGCATGGCGTTGCGCTTCATGAGCCCCACCAGCGAAAACACCTCGATGTTGCTGCTGGCCCTGATCGCCGCCGCCACCGCCGTGGCCGCGCACATGGGTGGCTCGGCGCCGCTGGCAGCCCTGCTGGGCGGCATGCTGCTCAAGCAGCTCCACCCGCGCCCATGGGCCTGGCCGCGCCAGCTGGGCAGCGCCTCGGCGCTGCTCACCATGCTGATGTTCGTGCTGGTGTCCACCGTGGCGGCGCAGGCCGACTGGAGCGGCCCGGTGGCCGGCGTGGTGCTGGCGCTGATTGCTGTGCGCCTGGTGGCCAAGGCGGTGGGCGTGGGCCTGGGCAATGTGGGCAGCGGCGCCAGCTGGCGCCAGGCCCTGTGGGTGGGCTGCGCCATGACGCCCATGTCGTCGATTGCGCTGCTGATCGCATCGCAGTTCGTGGTGGCCTCGCCCTCCACGGGCCACCTGATCGCCCGCGTGGCACTGCCGGCCATTTTGCTCATGGAAGTGCTGGGCGCCGTGATCGCCACCGTGGCCATCTACCGCGCGGGCGAGAGTTCCAAACCCTGGGCCCCGCTGTCGCGCGGCGGCAATGGAGACAGCCGTGAGCCTTGA
- a CDS encoding efflux transporter outer membrane subunit — translation MDHSPHHASQTAALRAVTLAAAIWALAGCASMAPPHETLALPVPAHYAMPETDAGAPAADTGWRDYFTDPRLQTLIAQALENNRDLRTAALRVQEARAAYGIQRADLLPTIGAQAGMDRSRVPADLNLTRQPLLGSQYQVGLGLASWELDFWGRVRSLSDAALENYLATDAARHAVTLGLIAQVTQSDLALRELDERLLLAHQAIASRKESLRIFQRRVDVGSASRLNLTQMQTLLTQAQALGAQLVQARAQQANALALLVGAPVEPAPQGRLDEVHLPPLRVGLPSDLLVQRPDIMAAEHQLKAAQAQIGAARAAFFPRVALTGSLGTASAELAGLFDSGSQAWTFSPSISLPLFNGGRLRNNLNLTEVRRDIAVANYEKTVQGAFRDVSDALVARQALARQLAIAQDARAAQSERARLSQLRYDHGAAAFLEVLDAQRDLLVADQQVVQLRRALLSSQVSLYAALGGGALAEPPDATNAASAAVAPTATRPAP, via the coding sequence ATGGATCACAGCCCACACCACGCAAGTCAAACCGCCGCGCTGCGCGCCGTCACCCTGGCGGCCGCCATCTGGGCGCTCGCCGGCTGCGCCTCCATGGCACCGCCCCACGAGACACTCGCCCTGCCGGTGCCTGCCCACTATGCAATGCCCGAAACGGACGCAGGTGCACCGGCCGCCGACACCGGCTGGCGCGACTATTTCACCGACCCGCGACTGCAGACCTTGATTGCCCAGGCACTGGAGAACAACCGCGACCTGCGTACCGCCGCGCTGCGCGTGCAGGAGGCCCGGGCCGCCTATGGCATCCAGCGCGCCGATCTGCTGCCCACCATCGGCGCCCAGGCCGGCATGGACCGCTCGCGCGTGCCGGCCGACCTGAACCTGACGCGCCAGCCCCTGCTGGGCAGCCAGTACCAGGTGGGGCTGGGCCTGGCCAGCTGGGAACTCGACTTCTGGGGACGGGTGCGCAGCCTGAGCGACGCGGCCCTCGAAAACTACCTGGCCACCGATGCGGCCCGCCACGCGGTCACGCTGGGTCTGATCGCCCAGGTCACCCAGAGCGACCTGGCGCTGCGTGAGCTCGACGAACGCCTGCTGCTGGCGCACCAGGCCATCGCCAGCCGCAAGGAAAGCCTGCGCATCTTCCAGCGGCGCGTGGACGTTGGCTCCGCATCGCGGCTGAATCTCACCCAGATGCAAACCCTGCTCACCCAAGCCCAGGCGCTGGGCGCGCAGCTGGTACAGGCCCGCGCGCAGCAGGCCAACGCCCTGGCGTTGCTGGTCGGCGCGCCGGTGGAGCCGGCGCCTCAGGGGCGTCTCGATGAAGTGCACCTGCCGCCGCTGCGCGTGGGCCTGCCCTCCGACCTGTTGGTGCAGCGCCCGGACATCATGGCGGCCGAACACCAGCTCAAGGCAGCCCAGGCGCAGATCGGCGCAGCGCGGGCGGCGTTTTTCCCGCGCGTCGCCCTCACGGGCTCGCTGGGCACCGCCAGCGCCGAACTGGCCGGCCTGTTCGACAGCGGCAGCCAGGCCTGGACGTTCTCGCCCAGCATTTCGCTGCCCCTCTTCAACGGCGGGCGCTTGCGCAACAACCTCAACCTGACCGAGGTGCGCCGCGACATTGCCGTGGCGAACTACGAAAAAACCGTGCAGGGAGCGTTCCGGGATGTGTCCGACGCGCTGGTGGCGCGCCAGGCCCTGGCCCGCCAGCTGGCCATTGCGCAGGATGCGCGCGCTGCGCAGAGCGAGCGCGCACGCCTGTCCCAGTTGCGCTACGACCATGGCGCCGCCGCCTTCCTGGAAGTGCTGGATGCCCAGCGCGACCTGCTGGTGGCCGATCAGCAGGTGGTGCAGTTGCGCCGCGCCCTGCTGTCCAGCCAAGTCAGCCTGTATGCCGCGCTGGGCGGGGGCGCGCTGGCCGAGCCCCCCGATGCCACCAATGCCGCTAGTGCCGCCGTTGCCCCCACCGCAACCCGCCCCGCTCCCTGA